Proteins found in one Hevea brasiliensis isolate MT/VB/25A 57/8 chromosome 18, ASM3005281v1, whole genome shotgun sequence genomic segment:
- the LOC110657044 gene encoding metalloendoproteinase 1, with amino-acid sequence MSFFLTNTMAPKFPFFYLLIAFLFLTIQPFVSQSRILKSEDQTLKSLQILEEVHKGQTIAGLNKVKKYLNKFGFYANPNDSNLTDDFDDHLESALKTYQKYYHLNITGSLNSNTIKKMMIPRCGVPDDITNLTSLNQSLYNFPSGFPRWSEFELTYSFSSSVPDDQDFRSAFAQAFQSWEGASQFKFKEASADETVNIVIGFYSGDHGDGVPFDGPGRVLAHSFFPQDGRSHYDADESWSTNPDMNHMDLESVALHELGHVLGLAHSQDPNAVMHSGIAPGTIKRDLTQDDIQGIQALYPN; translated from the coding sequence ATGTCATTCTTCCTTACAAATACAATGGCTCCTAAATTCCCCTTCTTCTATCTTTTGATAGCCTTCCTCTTTCTTACAATCCAACCGTTTGTGTCTCAGTCCAGAATCTTGAAATCTGAGGACCAAACTTTGAAATCCCTTCAAATTTTGGAGGAAGTCCACAAGGGCCAAACAATTGCTGGGCTCAATAAAGTGAAAAAATACCTCAACAAATTTGGATTCTATGCAAATCCAAATGATAGCAATCTAACCGATGATTTTGATGATCACTTGGAGTCTGCACTCAAAACGTACCAAAAATATTATCATCTCAACATTACTGGAAGCCTCAACTCCAATACCATTAAAAAAATGATGATCCCTCGATGTGGAGTTCCTGATGATATCACCAATCTCACATCCCTGAACCAGTCCCTTTATAATTTCCCAAGTGGGTTTCCAAGATGGTCTGAGTTTGAACTCACCTACTCGTTCAGCTCCAGTGTCCCTGATGATCAAGATTTCAGGTCAGCTTTTGCACAAGCTTTTCAGAGCTGGGAAGGTGCATCCCAATTCAAGTTTAAAGAAGCATCAGCTGATGAAACAGTAAATATTGTGATTGGGTTTTACAGTGGTGATCATGGGGATGGAGTGCCTTTTGATGGGCCTGGCAGGGTTTTGGCTCATTCTTTTTTCCCACAAGATGGAAGGTCCCATTATGATGCAGATGAGAGTTGGAGTACAAATCCTGACATGAACCACATGGACTTGGAATCTGTGGCTCTTCATGAATTAGGTCACGTTCTTGGACTTGCACATAGTCAAGATCCAAATGCTGTTATGCACTCAGGAATTGCGCCTGGAACTATCAAAAGGGATCTCACACAAGATGATATTCAAGGCATACAAGCCCTGTATCCTAATTAA